A genomic region of Vitreoscilla filiformis contains the following coding sequences:
- a CDS encoding spermine/spermidine synthase domain-containing protein, which produces MNKRKSRGAASAQSAPEWVGATLSEADGVRYLHLDSIWIQGAMRVAKPWHLELEYIQRMMAWMLWRPSESVTEGQCVQLGLGAASLTKFSHKMLRMSTTAVEINPSVIQACRLWFRLPADDTRLSVVCDDAGRWVADAAHRHSVAVLNVDLYDHDAAAPVLDDEAFYSACHRVLEEGGVMTVNLFGRSSSYLRSARLLAQVFGAEHVWSLRPTLEGNTVVVACRGGLLPERDVLNLRAAHIESTYQLPARKWVRMIRPLEAAAPDAEGV; this is translated from the coding sequence ATGAACAAACGAAAAAGCCGAGGGGCTGCTTCTGCGCAGTCGGCACCGGAGTGGGTGGGTGCGACCTTGTCGGAGGCCGACGGTGTGCGCTATTTGCACCTGGATTCGATCTGGATTCAGGGCGCCATGCGGGTGGCCAAACCTTGGCACCTGGAATTGGAGTACATCCAGCGCATGATGGCGTGGATGCTGTGGCGCCCGTCGGAGTCCGTCACGGAGGGGCAGTGTGTGCAGTTGGGATTGGGGGCGGCCTCGCTCACCAAGTTCAGCCACAAGATGCTGCGCATGAGCACCACAGCCGTGGAAATCAACCCCAGCGTCATCCAAGCGTGCCGGCTGTGGTTCCGTTTGCCAGCGGATGACACCCGGCTGTCCGTGGTGTGCGACGACGCAGGCCGCTGGGTGGCCGATGCAGCGCACCGGCACAGCGTCGCCGTGCTCAACGTGGATTTGTACGACCACGACGCCGCCGCTCCCGTGTTGGACGATGAAGCGTTTTACAGCGCCTGCCACCGGGTGTTGGAAGAAGGTGGGGTGATGACCGTGAACCTGTTCGGACGCAGCAGCAGCTATCTGCGCAGTGCGCGCTTGTTGGCCCAGGTGTTCGGGGCTGAGCACGTCTGGAGCCTGCGCCCGACCTTGGAGGGCAACACGGTGGTGGTGGCCTGCCGAGGCGGCCTCTTGCCTGAGCGTGACGTGTTGAACTTGCGGGCGGCGCACATTGAATCCACTTACCAACTGCCTGCCCGCAAGTGGGTGCGCATGATTCGGCCATTGGAGGCGGCAGCCCCCGACGCAGAGGGGGTGTGA
- a CDS encoding GspE/PulE family protein translates to MTVVPVLQLPPRGRLDLRNLLRWLYEDGVLTREDAERMAKRFGHSDSSLHPLLRLAGVGLTDVRNGEPLDMDRLIQWLAQRFHLTSLRIDPLRMDASRVQDVMSKTYAESRRALPVLYGQQEVTIATCEPFDIDWVPSIEAHTRRRVKLVLAAPDDIARYTTEFYTLAHNVRHARKSGEVSSTSNFEQLVEVKLKDNLDANDQGVVQIVDWLWQYAFEQRASDIHLEPRRDASVIRLRIDGVLHTVQKIPPQVMAAMTARIKLLGRMDVIERRRPQDGRIKTRRPAGAPGGESAEVEMRLSTLPTAFGEKVVMRIFDPGTVDKPLDALGFSPEEARRWEALTSRSHGIILVTGPTGSGKTTTLYSTLKKLATEDVNVCTVEDPIEMVEPQFNQTQVNPVVELSFAEGLRALMRQDPDIIMVGEIRDLETAEMAIQAALTGHLVLSTLHTNDAPSAFTRLVDIGVPPYLMSATVIGVLAQRLVRTLCPICKEPDPELTHQELARLAAPGRLLQPARPYRAVGCPACRQTGYRGRAALYELMEVSEAVRATLHPQPDLSRLRQQAVKEGLRPLRTSGVLRVAEGMTTLDEVLRCTPRWEDAA, encoded by the coding sequence GTGACAGTGGTTCCCGTGCTGCAATTGCCGCCTCGTGGGCGGCTGGATTTGCGCAATTTGTTGCGCTGGCTGTACGAGGACGGCGTATTGACGCGAGAGGACGCCGAGCGGATGGCCAAGCGGTTCGGCCACAGTGACTCATCGTTGCATCCACTGCTGCGCTTGGCAGGCGTCGGTCTGACCGACGTGCGCAACGGCGAGCCGCTGGACATGGATCGGCTGATCCAGTGGTTGGCGCAGCGCTTTCACTTGACATCGCTGCGCATCGACCCGCTGCGCATGGACGCCAGTCGCGTGCAAGATGTGATGTCCAAAACCTACGCGGAAAGCCGTCGCGCCTTGCCGGTGTTGTATGGCCAGCAAGAAGTCACGATCGCGACGTGTGAACCGTTCGACATCGATTGGGTGCCCTCGATCGAAGCGCACACGCGGCGGCGGGTCAAACTCGTGCTGGCCGCTCCAGACGACATTGCCCGCTACACCACTGAGTTTTACACCCTGGCGCACAACGTGCGGCATGCCCGCAAGTCGGGTGAGGTGTCGAGCACGAGCAACTTCGAGCAGCTCGTGGAGGTCAAGCTCAAGGACAACCTGGATGCCAACGATCAAGGCGTGGTGCAGATCGTGGACTGGCTGTGGCAGTACGCCTTCGAGCAGCGTGCCAGCGACATCCACCTGGAGCCGCGCCGCGACGCCAGCGTGATCCGATTGCGCATCGACGGGGTGTTGCACACCGTGCAGAAAATTCCGCCTCAGGTGATGGCGGCGATGACCGCACGCATCAAACTGCTGGGGCGCATGGACGTGATCGAGCGTCGGCGGCCACAAGATGGGCGCATCAAGACCCGTCGCCCGGCGGGTGCGCCTGGGGGCGAATCGGCGGAAGTGGAAATGCGCTTGTCCACCTTGCCAACGGCCTTCGGTGAGAAGGTCGTGATGCGGATTTTCGATCCCGGCACCGTGGATAAACCGTTGGATGCACTCGGATTCTCCCCCGAAGAAGCGCGGCGCTGGGAAGCGTTGACCTCCCGCAGCCACGGCATCATTTTGGTGACAGGCCCCACGGGCTCCGGTAAGACCACCACGCTGTACTCCACGCTCAAAAAACTGGCCACCGAAGACGTGAACGTCTGCACGGTCGAAGATCCGATCGAAATGGTGGAGCCGCAGTTCAACCAGACCCAGGTCAACCCGGTGGTGGAACTGAGTTTCGCTGAGGGCTTGCGGGCGCTGATGCGGCAGGATCCCGACATCATCATGGTCGGTGAAATCCGTGATTTGGAAACCGCCGAAATGGCCATCCAAGCGGCACTGACGGGGCATTTGGTGCTGTCCACCTTGCACACCAACGACGCCCCTTCAGCGTTCACCCGCTTGGTGGACATTGGGGTGCCGCCTTACCTGATGTCCGCCACCGTGATTGGCGTCCTGGCGCAACGGTTGGTGCGAACCTTGTGCCCCATCTGCAAAGAACCGGATCCCGAGCTCACGCACCAAGAACTGGCGCGCTTGGCCGCTCCGGGACGGTTGTTACAACCGGCGCGGCCATATCGAGCCGTGGGGTGTCCGGCGTGCCGCCAAACCGGTTATCGAGGGCGGGCGGCGCTGTACGAGCTGATGGAGGTCAGCGAAGCGGTGCGGGCCACACTCCATCCCCAGCCAGACCTCAGCCGATTGCGCCAGCAAGCGGTCAAAGAAGGGTTGCGTCCGCTGCGCACCTCGGGCGTGTTGCGCGTGGCCGAAGGGATGACCACATTGGACGAGGTGCTACGCTGCACCCCACGCTGGGAGGATGCGGCTTGA
- a CDS encoding DUF192 domain-containing protein, protein MTFIKTATLRCGYALLLALAGSAQAQDDTRPQQLPTTSLSAGMHNIAAQVAHTPEQRQKGLMFRKEMASHEGMLFVFEQAGVQCFWMRNTPLPLTAAFLADDGTIVNLEDMAPQTETSHCSKRPVRLVLEMNQGWFAKRNLRPGMKLQGVIFQRLSAQQP, encoded by the coding sequence ATGACATTTATCAAGACTGCCACCTTGCGCTGCGGTTATGCCTTGTTGCTTGCACTGGCCGGCTCAGCCCAGGCCCAAGACGACACCCGACCGCAGCAACTGCCCACCACATCGCTGAGCGCGGGCATGCACAACATCGCGGCGCAGGTGGCTCACACCCCGGAACAGCGCCAGAAGGGCTTGATGTTCCGCAAAGAGATGGCCAGCCACGAAGGCATGTTGTTCGTCTTCGAACAAGCCGGGGTGCAGTGTTTCTGGATGCGCAACACCCCGCTGCCGCTGACCGCTGCGTTCCTCGCAGATGACGGCACCATCGTCAACCTCGAAGACATGGCCCCGCAAACCGAAACCTCCCACTGCTCCAAACGCCCGGTGCGTTTGGTGCTGGAGATGAACCAAGGGTGGTTTGCCAAGCGCAACCTGCGCCCAGGCATGAAACTCCAGGGCGTGATTTTTCAGCGGTTGAGCGCACAGCAACCCTGA
- a CDS encoding heavy metal translocating P-type ATPase codes for MASSSPTFAAMPLDVLDDPVEQQRFTRWVEDGGRQVAESSFQVSGMYCAACSGVIESALTGVDGVVSAQVGSASQRAKVRWDPKRTQVSALVKAVRSAGYDAVPDAAAPAREQRRVERRAALWRVFVASFCAMQVMMFATPSYVATGDELAPDLRQLLNWGSWVVSIPVLLFSAGPFLRNAWRSLRLRRISMDVPVALGILVTFIASTGATFDPDGAFGHEVYFDSFTMFVSFLLAGRFLEMTVRHRAAESLEAALSGMPETALRLEPNGEAMPVSVLRLRAGDRVRVPLGSAFPADGRLLIGPTQADESLLTGESSPVTRQAGDEVVGGSLNVGAPVDMQVERVGADTRFEAIVSMLRDALSQRPALARQADQWAGPFLWGILALAGLAAVAWSWYDPSRALWVAVSVLIVTCPCALSLAAPAALVAAARALARRGVVLQRLDALEALASMSRLFLDKTGTLTQDQPALVALRDASGAVLDLTASPVEVGDAALLAAWSAHPLSKVLAQRAPAAVEDRWQAVREQPGSGLEGRRADGSVWRLGSRAWVLGSSSDVAPATDQPVVQVWFGPVGQLRWCFEFAEQLRPDALSAVEALRAGGVGLGLLSGDASRRVAHIAEQVGIADVVAGAQPQDKLAHLSRAQARGERVGMVGDGVNDAPVLARADVSFAMGQGALVARVHADAVVVSGRLQDVVMARQLAQRTMQVVRQNLIWAATYNLACIPLALAGYLPPWAAGLGMALSSLLVVGNATRLAYARPGPV; via the coding sequence ATGGCCTCCTCCTCCCCGACTTTTGCCGCGATGCCGCTGGATGTGCTGGACGATCCCGTCGAGCAGCAGCGTTTCACGCGTTGGGTCGAGGACGGCGGGCGCCAAGTGGCCGAGTCTTCGTTCCAAGTGTCGGGCATGTACTGTGCGGCGTGCTCTGGCGTGATCGAATCGGCCTTGACGGGCGTGGATGGCGTGGTATCTGCCCAAGTCGGATCGGCCAGCCAGCGTGCCAAGGTTCGATGGGATCCGAAGCGCACACAAGTTTCCGCACTGGTGAAAGCCGTGCGTTCCGCCGGCTATGACGCCGTGCCTGACGCCGCTGCACCTGCCCGTGAGCAACGCCGTGTCGAGCGGCGTGCCGCCTTGTGGCGGGTGTTTGTGGCCTCGTTCTGCGCCATGCAGGTGATGATGTTTGCCACACCCAGCTACGTGGCCACGGGCGATGAATTGGCACCCGACCTGCGGCAGTTGTTGAACTGGGGCAGTTGGGTGGTGTCGATCCCTGTGTTGCTGTTCTCGGCGGGTCCATTTTTGCGCAATGCGTGGCGCAGTTTGCGCCTGAGACGCATCAGCATGGATGTGCCCGTGGCCCTGGGCATCTTGGTGACGTTCATTGCCAGCACGGGCGCCACCTTCGACCCCGATGGGGCCTTCGGCCACGAGGTCTACTTTGACTCGTTCACCATGTTCGTCAGTTTTTTGCTGGCGGGGCGTTTTTTAGAGATGACGGTGCGGCACCGTGCGGCCGAATCCCTGGAAGCGGCGCTGTCAGGCATGCCCGAGACGGCGCTGCGGCTGGAGCCGAATGGCGAGGCCATGCCTGTCAGCGTGTTGCGTTTGCGGGCGGGGGATCGGGTGCGGGTGCCACTGGGCAGCGCATTTCCGGCGGATGGGCGTTTGCTGATCGGGCCGACCCAGGCGGACGAATCCTTGCTCACAGGTGAATCGAGTCCGGTGACGCGGCAGGCGGGGGATGAAGTCGTCGGTGGCAGCCTCAACGTCGGGGCGCCGGTGGACATGCAAGTCGAGCGCGTGGGCGCTGACACGCGCTTCGAAGCCATTGTCAGCATGTTGCGGGATGCCCTGTCACAGCGCCCGGCCTTGGCCCGCCAGGCTGACCAATGGGCGGGGCCGTTTCTCTGGGGCATTTTGGCCTTGGCGGGGTTGGCGGCGGTGGCATGGTCGTGGTACGACCCTTCGCGGGCGCTGTGGGTGGCCGTGTCTGTGTTGATCGTGACCTGTCCGTGTGCGCTGTCGTTGGCGGCCCCTGCTGCGTTGGTGGCAGCGGCCCGGGCGCTGGCGCGGCGGGGGGTGGTGTTGCAGCGTTTGGATGCGCTGGAAGCTTTGGCCAGCATGAGCCGCCTCTTTCTCGATAAAACCGGCACCTTGACGCAAGATCAACCCGCCCTGGTGGCCCTGCGCGATGCCAGCGGGGCGGTTCTTGACCTCACCGCTTCCCCTGTTGAAGTCGGGGACGCAGCGCTGTTGGCGGCTTGGTCGGCACATCCGTTGTCCAAAGTGCTGGCCCAGCGTGCCCCTGCCGCCGTGGAGGATCGGTGGCAGGCCGTGCGCGAGCAACCCGGTTCTGGTTTGGAAGGACGCCGGGCGGATGGTTCGGTGTGGCGCTTGGGGTCGCGTGCCTGGGTGTTGGGATCGTCCAGCGACGTGGCGCCCGCAACCGATCAGCCCGTGGTGCAAGTGTGGTTCGGCCCTGTCGGGCAGCTGCGCTGGTGTTTCGAGTTTGCGGAGCAGTTGCGGCCAGATGCTCTGTCGGCTGTCGAAGCGTTGCGGGCTGGGGGCGTTGGGTTGGGTTTGCTGTCGGGGGATGCTTCCCGTCGTGTGGCGCACATTGCCGAGCAGGTGGGCATCGCCGATGTCGTGGCGGGCGCGCAACCTCAAGACAAGTTGGCGCACCTGTCGCGGGCACAAGCGCGGGGTGAGCGTGTCGGCATGGTGGGCGACGGTGTGAACGATGCCCCGGTGCTGGCGCGTGCCGATGTCTCGTTTGCCATGGGGCAAGGTGCGCTGGTGGCGCGTGTGCATGCCGATGCCGTGGTGGTGTCGGGGCGGCTTCAAGATGTTGTCATGGCGCGACAGTTGGCACAGCGCACCATGCAAGTGGTTCGACAGAACTTGATCTGGGCGGCCACCTATAACTTGGCTTGCATTCCGCTGGCGCTGGCAGGTTACTTGCCTCCTTGGGCCGCAGGATTGGGGATGGCCCTCAGCTCCCTGCTGGTTGTCGGCAATGCCACACGTTTGGCCTACGCTCGCCCTGGGCCGGTGTGA
- the ccoS gene encoding cbb3-type cytochrome oxidase assembly protein CcoS, producing MEIMYLLIPLSAVIVLAIIGTFGWALHKGQFDELEHEGERIIQDEPTPVDGDQAPRQPHQKQSATR from the coding sequence ATGGAAATCATGTACTTGCTGATCCCGCTGTCGGCGGTGATCGTTCTGGCGATCATCGGCACATTCGGCTGGGCACTGCACAAAGGACAGTTCGACGAACTTGAGCACGAGGGGGAGCGAATCATCCAAGATGAGCCGACCCCGGTTGATGGCGATCAAGCGCCCCGTCAGCCGCATCAAAAACAATCCGCGACGCGTTAG